One segment of Haliotis asinina isolate JCU_RB_2024 chromosome 12, JCU_Hal_asi_v2, whole genome shotgun sequence DNA contains the following:
- the LOC137258351 gene encoding ganglioside-induced differentiation-associated protein 1-like, with amino-acid sequence MNDSKFTLYYFPTSYYSQKVLIALKEKNVRFQLRMVNILNLEQTQAWYMRMNASGTVPVLKDGDKIVKESEDIINYVDRAIPGDIRLVPGTESEMGRQVEKFRKILDKIPIDRITYGIFFNNELSPSGGQIPPPFRQSRKDLEAKMLKGAVDTAKLAERHLDLRDAYLTKSQVMSDRLNFLTDKSRVEETLDDLEKTCDVLEEQLKKMKIEQSDETWLCGPNYTAADVTLTCLLGRLIFVGLGDRYFPKEKRPNLWAYWGRTQQRSSTREVVLGAGKFLAKYIIQEKAKVVLPVIGGLATVGLAAGLAAFLIHKYK; translated from the exons atgaatgattctAAGTTCACTTTGTATTACTTCCCGACATCCTACTATTCACAGAAG GTGCTGATTGCACTGAAAGAGAAGAATGTCCGCTTCCAGCTTCGCATGGTCAATATCCTCAACCTGGAACAGACCCAGGCATGGTACATGAGGATGAATGCCAGTGGCACCGTTCCTGTACTCAAGGATGGCGACAAGATAGTGAAGGAATCGGAAGACATCATCAACTATGTGGACCGGGCCATTCCTGGTG ATATTCGACTGGTTCCTGGTACAGAATCAGAGATGGGAAGACAGGTTGAGAAATTTCGCAAAATCTTGGATAAAATTCCAATAGACCGTATAACATATGGCATTTTCTTCAACAATGAACTGTCACCTTCAGGAGGCCAGATTCCTCCCCCATTTAGACAGTCAAGAAAAG ATTTGGAGGCAAAGATGCTGAAAGGGGCTGTAGACACAGCCAAGTTAGCCGAGCGCCACCTAGACCTGCGCGATGCTTATCTGACAAAGAGTCAGGTGATGTCGGACCGCCTAAACTTCCTGACAGACAAGTCCCGCGTGGAGGAAACACTTGACGACTTGGAAAAGACTTGTGATGTGCTCGAGGAACAActgaagaagatgaagattG AACAATCCGATGAGACGTGGCTGTGTGGACCCAACTATACTGCTGCCGACGTCACCCTCACCTGCCTTCTGGGCAGACTCATCTTTGTCGGGCTGGGCGACCGCTACTTCCCCAAGGAGAAACGGCCCAACTTGTGGGCTTACTGGGGCCGGACACAACAACGATCAAGCACACGGGAAGTCGTCCTCGGAGCAGGGAAGTTCCTTGCCAAATACATCATCCAGGAAAAGGCCAAGGTTGTCCTGCCAGTTATTGGTGGTCTGGCCACAGTTGGGCTGGCGGCTGGGCTGGCCGCCTTCCTCATACACAAATACAAGTAG